In a single window of the Podarcis raffonei isolate rPodRaf1 chromosome 14, rPodRaf1.pri, whole genome shotgun sequence genome:
- the CHST12 gene encoding carbohydrate sulfotransferase 12 produces MTKARLFRLSVVLGSIFMILLIIVYWDNVGTAHFYLHTTFSRPHGVLPTVAKDGGQDSISDVDEFLEKLLSSDLKRDVGLGQKTEPPAPHASARPVAGNLEENVRGYDWSTRDAGAILDQEQLQAERRRTLRELCANSSFAFPTKERSFDDIPNYELNHLIVDDRHGVIYCYVPKVACTNWKRVMIVLSESLMDQGVPYADPLDIPREHVHNTSTHFTFNKFWRRYGKFSRHLMKIKLKKYTKFLFVRDPFVRLISAFRSKFELENEEFYRRFAIPMLKLYSNHTSLPTSVSDAFEAGLRVSFSDFIQYLLDPRTEKLAPFNEHWRQVYRLCHPCQIEYDFVGKLETLDEDAAHLLQLLKVEHLLRFPPSYRNRTASSWEDDWFAKIPVAWRRQLYKLYEADFVLFGYPKPESLLQN; encoded by the coding sequence ATGACCAAAGCACGCCTCTTCCGCCTCTCGGTGGTGCTGGGCTCCATCTTCATGATCCTGCTGATCATTGTCTACTGGGACAACGTGGGGACGGCCCACTTCTACTTGCACACGACCTTCTCCAGGCCTCACGGGGTCCTCCCCACCGTGGCCAAGGACGGAGGCCAAGACTCAATCTCGGACGTCGACGAGTTCTTGGAGAAGCTCCTGAGCTCTGACCTGAAACGCGATGTGGGTCTCGGTCAGAAGACGGAGCCACCTGCCCCACACGCCTCCGCGAGGCCCGTTGCCGGCAACTTGGAGGAGAACGTGAGGGGCTACGACTGGTCCACTCGTGACGCCGGCGCGATCTTGGACCAGGAGCAGCTGCAGGCGGAGCGGCGCCGGACGCTGAGGGAGCTGTGCGCCAACTCCAGCTTCGCCTTCCCCACCAAGGAGCGCTCCTTTGACGACATCCCCAACTACGAGCTGAACCACCTCATCGTGGACGACCGACACGGCGTCATCTACTGCTACGTCCCCAAAGTGGCCTGCACCAACTGGAAGCGGGTGATGATCGTGCTGAGCGAGAGCCTGATGGACCAGGGCGTGCCGTACGCAGACCCCTTGGACATCCCCCGCGAGCACGTCCACAACACCAGCACCCACTTCACCTTCAACAAGTTCTGGCGCCGCTACGGCAAGTTCTCCCGCCACCTCATGAAGATCAAGCTGAAGAAGTACACCAAGTTCCTCTTCGTCCGAGACCCTTTCGTGAGGCTCATCTCGGCCTTCCGCAGCAAGTTTGAGCTGGAGAACGAGGAGTTCTACCGCCGGTTTGCCATCCCAATGCTGAAACTTTACTCCAACCACACCAGCCTGCCGACCTCGGTGAGCGATGCCTTCGAGGCGGGCCTCAGGGTCTCCTTCTCGGACTTCATCCAGTACCTCCTGGACCCCCGGACTGAGAAGCTGGCCCCGTTCAACGAGCATTGGAGGCAGGTGTACCGCCTCTGCCACCCGTGCCAGATCGAGTACGACTTTGTGGGCAAGCTGGAGACTTTGGATGAGGACGCAGCTCACCTGCTGCAGCTTCTGAAGGTGGAACACCTTCTTCGCTTCCCTCCCAGCTACCGGAACAGGACAGCCAGCAGCTGGGAGGACGACTGGTTTGCCAAAATCCCCGTGGCCTGGAGGCGGCAGCTGTACAAGCTGTACGAAGCAGACTTCGTCCTTTTCGGTTACCCCAAGCCAGAAAGCTTGCTTCAGAACTGA